From Numida meleagris isolate 19003 breed g44 Domestic line chromosome 4, NumMel1.0, whole genome shotgun sequence, the proteins below share one genomic window:
- the PCCB gene encoding propionyl-CoA carboxylase beta chain, mitochondrial isoform X1, protein MAALRVLQRAALCRAPLGRRAASGGSVPQRIEEKRRAALLGGGQSRIDAQHKRGKLTARERILLLLDPDSFDEYDMFVEHRCSDFGMDSSKNKYPGDSVVTGRGRINGRLAYVFSQDFTVFGGSLSGAHAQKICKVMDQAAMVGAPVIGLNDSGGARIQEGVESLAGYADIFLRNVLCSGLVPQISLIMGPCAGGAVYSPALTDFTFMVKDTSYLFITGPDVVKSVTNEDVTQEQLGGAKTHTAVSGVAHRAFENDIDALLNLREFFNYLPLSNRDPAPVCECHDPSDRLVPELDTIVPIESTKAYDMLDIIRSIVDEREFFEIMPSYARNIVVGFARMNGRTVGIVGNQPKVASGCLDINSSVKGARFVRFCDAFNIPLITFVDVPGFLPGTAQEYGGIIRHGAKLLFAFAEATVPKITVITRKAYGGAYDVMSSKHLRGDANYAWPTAEVAVMGAKGAVQIIFRGKETDAEAEYVDKFANPFPAAMRGFVDDIIQPSTTRIRICHDLDVLASKTQSNPWKKHANIPL, encoded by the exons ATGGCGGCGCTGCGCGTGCTGCAGCGGGCGGCGCTGTGCCGGGCCCCGTTGGGGCGCCGCGCTGCGTCGGGGGGCTCCGTGCCTCAGCGCATCGAGGAGAAGCGCCGCGCCGCGCTGCTGGGCGGCGGCCAGAGCCGCATCGACGCGCAGCACAAGCGG GGAAAGCTGACTGCAAGAGAACGGATTCTTCTGTTGCTGGACCCCGACAGCTTTGATGAATATGACATGTTTGTGGAACACAGATGTTCTGACTTTGGGATGGACTCCAGTAAGAATaag tACCCTGGAGACAGTGTGGTGACTGGCCGTGGACGGATTAATGGTAGACTGGCTTATGTTTTCAGTCAG gaCTTCACTGTATTTGGAGGTAGTTTATCTGGAGCTCATGCCCAGAAGATCTGCAAG GTCATGGATCAGGCCGCCATGGTTGGAGCACCTGTGATTGGGCTGAATGACTCGGGAGGAGCCCGCATTCAGGAAGGAGTGGAGTCGCTGGCGGGCTATGCAGACATCTTTCTG agaAATGTTCTGTGTTCTGGGCTGGTTCCTCAGATTTCGCTCATCATGGGGCCCTGTGCTGGTGGAGCCGTGTATTCGCCTGCTTTAACTGACTTCACATTCATGGTGAAG GATACATCCTATCTGTTCATCACTGGCCCAGATGTAGTTAAGTCTGTTACTAATGAAGATGTCACTCAAGAGCAGCTCGGGGGAGCGAAGACGCACACGGCTGTGTCTG GAGTGGCACACAGGGCCTTTGAGAATGACATAGATGCCTTACTTAATCTCCGAGAGTTCTTTAATTATTTACCTCTTAGCAACCGCGATCCGGCTCCAGTCTGTGAATGCCACGATCCCAG TGACCGTTTGGTTCCTGAGCTGGACACAATTGTCCCCATTGAATCCACTAAAGCCTACGATATGCTGGATATCATACGCTCC ATCGTTGATGAAAGGGAGTTCTTCGAGATCATGCCGTCCTATGCCAGAAACATCGTTGTGGGGTTTGCCAGGATGAACGGAAGAACGGTCGGCATAGTGGGCAACCAACCCAAAGTAGCATCAG gGTGCTTAGATATAAATTCTTCTGTCAAGGGAGCCCGTTTTGTTCGCTTCTGCGATGCGTTCAATATCCCTCTCATTACTTTTGTGGACGTTCCCGGGTTTTTGCCAG GTACAGCTCAGGAGTACGGAGGGATCATACGTCACGGTGCAAAACTACTGTTTGCCTTTGCAGAAGCGACTGTGCCTAAAATTACTGTAATCACCAGAAAG GCCTATGGCGGCGCCTATGACGTGATGAGTTCGAAGCATTTAAGAGGAGATGCGAACTATGCCTGGCCAACTGCAGAGGTGGCGGTGATGGGGGCTAAG GGTGCTGTGCAAatcattttcagaggaaaagagacaGATGCAGAGGCAGAATATGTGGATAAATTCGCAAACCCCTTTCCTGCAGCTATGAGAG GGTTTGTTGATGATATCATCCAACCTTCGACCACTCGCATACGCATCTGCCATGACCTTGATGTGCTGGCAAGTAAAACACAGTCCAATCCCTGGAAGAAACATGCTAATATCCCACTGTGA
- the PCCB gene encoding propionyl-CoA carboxylase beta chain, mitochondrial isoform X2 has protein sequence MAALRVLQRAALCRAPLGRRAASGGSVPQRIEEKRRAALLGGGQSRIDAQHKRYPGDSVVTGRGRINGRLAYVFSQDFTVFGGSLSGAHAQKICKVMDQAAMVGAPVIGLNDSGGARIQEGVESLAGYADIFLRNVLCSGLVPQISLIMGPCAGGAVYSPALTDFTFMVKDTSYLFITGPDVVKSVTNEDVTQEQLGGAKTHTAVSGVAHRAFENDIDALLNLREFFNYLPLSNRDPAPVCECHDPSDRLVPELDTIVPIESTKAYDMLDIIRSIVDEREFFEIMPSYARNIVVGFARMNGRTVGIVGNQPKVASGCLDINSSVKGARFVRFCDAFNIPLITFVDVPGFLPGTAQEYGGIIRHGAKLLFAFAEATVPKITVITRKAYGGAYDVMSSKHLRGDANYAWPTAEVAVMGAKGAVQIIFRGKETDAEAEYVDKFANPFPAAMRGFVDDIIQPSTTRIRICHDLDVLASKTQSNPWKKHANIPL, from the exons ATGGCGGCGCTGCGCGTGCTGCAGCGGGCGGCGCTGTGCCGGGCCCCGTTGGGGCGCCGCGCTGCGTCGGGGGGCTCCGTGCCTCAGCGCATCGAGGAGAAGCGCCGCGCCGCGCTGCTGGGCGGCGGCCAGAGCCGCATCGACGCGCAGCACAAGCGG tACCCTGGAGACAGTGTGGTGACTGGCCGTGGACGGATTAATGGTAGACTGGCTTATGTTTTCAGTCAG gaCTTCACTGTATTTGGAGGTAGTTTATCTGGAGCTCATGCCCAGAAGATCTGCAAG GTCATGGATCAGGCCGCCATGGTTGGAGCACCTGTGATTGGGCTGAATGACTCGGGAGGAGCCCGCATTCAGGAAGGAGTGGAGTCGCTGGCGGGCTATGCAGACATCTTTCTG agaAATGTTCTGTGTTCTGGGCTGGTTCCTCAGATTTCGCTCATCATGGGGCCCTGTGCTGGTGGAGCCGTGTATTCGCCTGCTTTAACTGACTTCACATTCATGGTGAAG GATACATCCTATCTGTTCATCACTGGCCCAGATGTAGTTAAGTCTGTTACTAATGAAGATGTCACTCAAGAGCAGCTCGGGGGAGCGAAGACGCACACGGCTGTGTCTG GAGTGGCACACAGGGCCTTTGAGAATGACATAGATGCCTTACTTAATCTCCGAGAGTTCTTTAATTATTTACCTCTTAGCAACCGCGATCCGGCTCCAGTCTGTGAATGCCACGATCCCAG TGACCGTTTGGTTCCTGAGCTGGACACAATTGTCCCCATTGAATCCACTAAAGCCTACGATATGCTGGATATCATACGCTCC ATCGTTGATGAAAGGGAGTTCTTCGAGATCATGCCGTCCTATGCCAGAAACATCGTTGTGGGGTTTGCCAGGATGAACGGAAGAACGGTCGGCATAGTGGGCAACCAACCCAAAGTAGCATCAG gGTGCTTAGATATAAATTCTTCTGTCAAGGGAGCCCGTTTTGTTCGCTTCTGCGATGCGTTCAATATCCCTCTCATTACTTTTGTGGACGTTCCCGGGTTTTTGCCAG GTACAGCTCAGGAGTACGGAGGGATCATACGTCACGGTGCAAAACTACTGTTTGCCTTTGCAGAAGCGACTGTGCCTAAAATTACTGTAATCACCAGAAAG GCCTATGGCGGCGCCTATGACGTGATGAGTTCGAAGCATTTAAGAGGAGATGCGAACTATGCCTGGCCAACTGCAGAGGTGGCGGTGATGGGGGCTAAG GGTGCTGTGCAAatcattttcagaggaaaagagacaGATGCAGAGGCAGAATATGTGGATAAATTCGCAAACCCCTTTCCTGCAGCTATGAGAG GGTTTGTTGATGATATCATCCAACCTTCGACCACTCGCATACGCATCTGCCATGACCTTGATGTGCTGGCAAGTAAAACACAGTCCAATCCCTGGAAGAAACATGCTAATATCCCACTGTGA
- the PCCB gene encoding propionyl-CoA carboxylase beta chain, mitochondrial isoform X3 has product MALMSIGGNIFSSYPGDSVVTGRGRINGRLAYVFSQDFTVFGGSLSGAHAQKICKVMDQAAMVGAPVIGLNDSGGARIQEGVESLAGYADIFLRNVLCSGLVPQISLIMGPCAGGAVYSPALTDFTFMVKDTSYLFITGPDVVKSVTNEDVTQEQLGGAKTHTAVSGVAHRAFENDIDALLNLREFFNYLPLSNRDPAPVCECHDPSDRLVPELDTIVPIESTKAYDMLDIIRSIVDEREFFEIMPSYARNIVVGFARMNGRTVGIVGNQPKVASGCLDINSSVKGARFVRFCDAFNIPLITFVDVPGFLPGTAQEYGGIIRHGAKLLFAFAEATVPKITVITRKAYGGAYDVMSSKHLRGDANYAWPTAEVAVMGAKGAVQIIFRGKETDAEAEYVDKFANPFPAAMRGFVDDIIQPSTTRIRICHDLDVLASKTQSNPWKKHANIPL; this is encoded by the exons ATGGCACTCATGAGTATAGGAGgaaacatcttttcttct tACCCTGGAGACAGTGTGGTGACTGGCCGTGGACGGATTAATGGTAGACTGGCTTATGTTTTCAGTCAG gaCTTCACTGTATTTGGAGGTAGTTTATCTGGAGCTCATGCCCAGAAGATCTGCAAG GTCATGGATCAGGCCGCCATGGTTGGAGCACCTGTGATTGGGCTGAATGACTCGGGAGGAGCCCGCATTCAGGAAGGAGTGGAGTCGCTGGCGGGCTATGCAGACATCTTTCTG agaAATGTTCTGTGTTCTGGGCTGGTTCCTCAGATTTCGCTCATCATGGGGCCCTGTGCTGGTGGAGCCGTGTATTCGCCTGCTTTAACTGACTTCACATTCATGGTGAAG GATACATCCTATCTGTTCATCACTGGCCCAGATGTAGTTAAGTCTGTTACTAATGAAGATGTCACTCAAGAGCAGCTCGGGGGAGCGAAGACGCACACGGCTGTGTCTG GAGTGGCACACAGGGCCTTTGAGAATGACATAGATGCCTTACTTAATCTCCGAGAGTTCTTTAATTATTTACCTCTTAGCAACCGCGATCCGGCTCCAGTCTGTGAATGCCACGATCCCAG TGACCGTTTGGTTCCTGAGCTGGACACAATTGTCCCCATTGAATCCACTAAAGCCTACGATATGCTGGATATCATACGCTCC ATCGTTGATGAAAGGGAGTTCTTCGAGATCATGCCGTCCTATGCCAGAAACATCGTTGTGGGGTTTGCCAGGATGAACGGAAGAACGGTCGGCATAGTGGGCAACCAACCCAAAGTAGCATCAG gGTGCTTAGATATAAATTCTTCTGTCAAGGGAGCCCGTTTTGTTCGCTTCTGCGATGCGTTCAATATCCCTCTCATTACTTTTGTGGACGTTCCCGGGTTTTTGCCAG GTACAGCTCAGGAGTACGGAGGGATCATACGTCACGGTGCAAAACTACTGTTTGCCTTTGCAGAAGCGACTGTGCCTAAAATTACTGTAATCACCAGAAAG GCCTATGGCGGCGCCTATGACGTGATGAGTTCGAAGCATTTAAGAGGAGATGCGAACTATGCCTGGCCAACTGCAGAGGTGGCGGTGATGGGGGCTAAG GGTGCTGTGCAAatcattttcagaggaaaagagacaGATGCAGAGGCAGAATATGTGGATAAATTCGCAAACCCCTTTCCTGCAGCTATGAGAG GGTTTGTTGATGATATCATCCAACCTTCGACCACTCGCATACGCATCTGCCATGACCTTGATGTGCTGGCAAGTAAAACACAGTCCAATCCCTGGAAGAAACATGCTAATATCCCACTGTGA